TTTGATATGCACTGTATATTCATGTCAAATTGATCGACAGTAAACAGCAAGCCCTCATctctggtaaaatgtcttccgggcttgctcaaattctgaattttatttatcatgcaataaaacaatagttcgggcttgttcatccaaaagtctaattttgatgactgaaacaagtttttaattttaaaggtgttcatattttggttgaaattgttatgactttgaataataaatacaaaatcaaatcaCATTATGTATACTGGTAGAAGTTGTACGAGTTTTCCATTGTTGAAATAACAATCCAGCGTGCCATGCCAAACTTTCgagatgatttttattattgcaGACCTTGAACAAATTTTTCGGGCCTCGAAACCGGCCTCAATGATCTTGGCAGATGAGCCAACGTCTGAGGCCACTATCCCAGAAACATCAGGaggtaaaatatttcattcttttccTTATTCCAACATTAAATCAATAGAAGCAATTCAATTCCGTAAaccctttcactttcattaatgtGTTATGTATTGCAGGAAGGCTGAATGTATGCGTGCAATGTTGTCTggtacataaaaaaaatgttgtcatacATTATCATATGAGCTACGTTGATAGAATCACACAATTTTGTCTGATGGCATTCAGTTTTAGCTCGGCTATgtgaagaatatggagagctatactactcacccaagcgccGGTTTTCCAACACACCTTGTTTAATTTCCCAGCAATTTCTTTGGCATCCTACTCAATATAATAGTATCTGTTTTATTAGGCATTATTCAagaattaaattcaataaaattctCAATTTTTGGTTTCCACAATGATTTAAGTTCACCTTGCTTTGACATGGTTTTACTTCGGTCTATTTTTATGCGCTCAAATTGCCAGACTTTTCTTGCAagttgatgttttgtcagcaatatttttttacttgtttgcagatatttcaCGTCAAATTTTTATCTTTCtgagacaagaaataaaaaagtttttaaaacagtcAGTATATGAGTGAGAGTACAGCTTAAATATAGTCGACATAACAAATTAACTTTTTCATATCTTTCAGGTCCATTGAAGTCGTGCAGACAAAAGACCGGGAAAGGtaatttcatttaagtaaaGATTAAATGAGACTTTTTTTGTGTCATAGTTTATGACAGATCTTTTTATGCAAACGCTTCCTGTGCTTGTACCATCTGCTGTGGTAGATCTAAAATTAACTCAAATTCGAAAAGGTCTTATCTGATATTATTTTTAGCAATAACATATAAGGTGTTTCATGCATAGACTGTATTGATATGCCAGTGTTCTTATTTTGCCAATATATTTCCTTGTGAAGAATCTAGTGTTCATGAATACTGTTAAGTTCAACTTCTTGAACTATTAGGAAATGCTTAACACTCCTGTACGTGTTGATTGCTTTCAAGGGATTGTACACCAAATTGGCACCAAATGAAGTATTTTCATGTAAAGAAcctattgaaaattgtttaatagAAAGTGTTACgcttttatatcataattgtaagaAAAGCGGATATAACATCTTTTCTATAATTTATCAAGCAGCATATAgtgattttgttttagaataatgTATGATTGAAGTAAATGATAAATGTGATAGCTATACtaacattatatgtatttagtcgagtataaaataaaaatatgttttttgttgtttttcagcaaaaagaaaaattgtcacCACGGAGCAGTCCacaataaatgaattaactGCAGAAAACCTATCGCTTGACAATGTCAGAATTAGGGAGGAGACCAAAAAAATCAAGCTCCAGATGGACCTATTATTAgaacaaaaaaatgcacttatttCATTGAAGGAAATGGCTGATGCTTCCAAAAGTTATTATTTACAAAGGTCTTCCATTGAGTTTCATTCAGGAAATCCTTTTGTAGATTCctttacttttaataaataattctgCTCAACCAATTCATTGGATATTTGAAAGTAACAAGCACACTGTTAGATTgtctttgaaacattttaggcttgtccctgtatttttcattgtatatttgaAGGTGATGTACTTGTTTAAGCTAACTTCTTCAAACTTACTTTTGAGATCCTACATCaatcttcaaatatttaaagctttGTACATTCTTGAATTGCATGTATGATTGGCTTAGGTGACTTTATTTTTGATCAAGTCAAAATGTACTTGTTGTATTAAGTAATGCCCTGAAATTCATGTGCTATTAAAGTTTTTAAACCATATATGTTATGCCACTAAATTTGATGATgacatttcatatatatgttacacATCATTGTTCATCCATGTCCaatgaaatattctttgtaAAGTTTGCTgaagtaattatttattaaggACATAAGGTTTGTAGTTTGCtatatagtttatacatatcaaatttataaaatgtatggtTCCATAAAGTCATCAGACAATTAAGTTAAGGGTATTGCTTGTTACTTTTCAAATATCCAATTGCTACACAGTTCtcattcatttataattcaCAATGTTCATCTGGAGTTTGAGAAAGTATCCTCTTTATGATTGACactgttaatttatattaatgattattttcataatgatCATTTTATAGAGGCAAATGTATATACTTCTTATTGATAGCTTTCCCTGTGTTTTGACTGCATgacttcatatacatatatacaacaatgactctatgtattttttttagttgatatatatcaaattcaaCTCATATTATTCATATGTTATGAACATTACATATcagttatatgaaaaaaaaacagatgtcTCTGTTTAATTGGAACTGATTTTGATAGTTTGTCATTTTATGCAAAGTCTGAAATGTTAACGgaatttacaaacacatttcatCTGAATTTATGGCGATTTTATCCAATATTTGGACAGTCAATAAGtgattttgttcttttttgtcaacaatGGCATGGTGAATTAATAAGAATTAAGGTAATGACTTACATTCTTGTCGAAATTTACTTAACATTGAACAATAGATAGTATCGTTTATAAAGTATGAAAGTCTGTCCATGGAAGTATGGCTTTCAATTTTCATGAGCGTCACTTAcctttgttgtttatattatcattacaaatgatttagtcaaaataaaacactaatattaggtttcaaatAGTACagatcatttaaaatattatagaaGTGTACATTAGATATGATATCGGTCCTAACTAAAACTGTATGTGATGTTTGCATATGTATTGTACTTTCATTGCTTAATTGTAGCTAGTTGTAACACTAAGCCCTATTGATGATTTGAATTACATGCTTTGTTAAAACTGTGGTGTATATATGAGTGTTATTCCTCAGCGTTTTAAaatcgactattcgaagaataaggagagctatcctattCACCtgagcgtcggcgtaaccacttatgataaaaaaattgtaatagtttgtgtaccacctcaaatatgtGTACACAAGAGGAGGttactctatcaagcattttgacaaaattatgcccctttttctaatTAGAATTAACATTAAAGTTTTCGTActatctgaaatattttcaaactccATTGACATCtagctttgaaactttgcatgcttgttcaccatcatgcccgcaacatgtacacaggaggaggtaactgtgtcaatcattttgacataattaagcCCCTGTTTCGACTAAGAATTTATGTCAAAATTTGCGTACTACCTCAGATATTTTCAATCCTGATACTGAAAAGCGGCcgaatagtcgagcgtgctgtctctgtgacagctcttgtttgtacTATAATGGTGTATTGAAAAGAAGTGTTTTAAGTTAACAGCATTGTTaatgtcatcattgttaactttctaAGAGTTTATGCTCTTGTCACAATTTATCAAAACtactttcaattttaattggattgaaaataaatagttaaatgttaTTAACATACAGCATATACCTAAAGTATAAAAGttcttaaaaagtaaatataatgcaaattattggaaaacaaaaatagtgatataaacttaatcatttttataatagACTTGAGAAGTTGGGGCCTGTTCATTTATGAAAACACTTGTGATATGAAGCATTCCACATTGTTACTTGTTCATAGTGGtaagataattaaaacatgaaacatatcaaaggatgtctttgttgtatttatatgcTTACTTCAAATGAAAACTAGAAACAAAACAGGAAATCAGTCTGTTAGGTTAAACTTATCACTTTACATGCATGTTCTGCGAACTAGTGCTTGGTCGTCCTGTATGAAAACCTTGCGTTCCTAACCCGAACCCCAAGGTCCTTTTGTGCTAAGGTTGCCTTGCCAATAACTTAAACGGTGTACAACACATTCACCGTCCATCTTGATGCTATGTTACAAGCAGGTTAGCATGCATCAGAGGATGATTAAAAGCTAATGGGTACATAGACGTCAGGATCTCGGcacctgaaataaaaaaaagaggTTATGATTGCCATCTATGATGTTCTGCCAGAAAATCACAACACATTTAAcattacatgtgtatgtattgataaaatgaaTGGTGTTTTACAAGTGATTTTACCTATCGCTCAAAGTACATTCTGGTCACGTACTCCCTGGCGGCCCTCCCATCCATGTTGTCCCCAACATCAACTCTATGATAATGGGGGTTATCATTGGGGTCAATTGGGTCAACAGCAACGATATCCCTCCGATCGATCCCCAGATTGTGCAATGTGATGCAGtatttttaacttctttatcTAGTATGCCtatatatatctgtatgaaTGCATGCTATAACTAGACAGGAGGCATATGGTTTCATTTAACAGTACCAATGTATCCATTGATTAAGGCATATACAACATGGTCATACCGTCTTCAAACCTCCTTCGGAGTGCACATTGGCGCCAGATTCGTGCATCGTGTGTCCTCCCTGGCCACATCACTACTGCTGATGTAATCCTATATGAGGCATCACATACAGCCTGAAATATACACAGTTTGatatttgtgatttcaaaaatgctaaattacatataattcaaatcagttcaataaatgttatgttaaatatacCTTTATAATTGAGTACAAACTCAAGGATTAAGATGGTTATGGTAAATGACTTCAACATCTTGGAAAATGGATaacattcaattcaattaaattcaatgTACCTGCACATTTATTGTAGGAATTCCTTTCCTCCCAATGTAATCCTCTGGATTGGCCGATGGCTTCTTTATCGAAACATGGGTGCAATCAATTACCCCGACAACGTTGGGAAAGCCTGAAACATGATCATGTATAACTTTAGACTAAGtaagatttttttgttattggccCCAGTCTTAGGTGTTCAGAAAAGAGGAACTGTATACCATCTGTTACTATCAATGGCTCCTGAAAAAACATAGTAAAACTGTAATGTATTGAAATTCACACTCAGACTTTTACATCAAATGAGGAATTGtatcatttatcaatattttatatattagttAATTCTTTCAATACTgatgaaatacatgtagaacTCCTTGTACATGTCATTATAActtattttactaaaatatttacagtatatCAACAGTAAcatttgcattgaaatgaagGAATATGTCAAACAGacacaatttcatttatatcagtTATTGTCATGCTTAAAAATCACTTGTCAAGACTTTTTTATCATTGCttacttcatacatgtatacataaaaccaggtaaacataaacatacatgtattcatgacAGAAAGAGTGAAAAAGACTATAGGTGAGCTATTTTTAGGTTAACCTACATAACAGGGTACAAGGTTTACGTCCCACTAGGAATACTCTCCTTCATGGAGGTGAcgtaaacaacattttttagcTGAGTAATTCCTTTAAagtttaagcttaagaagtgAATATTTAGTGGATATTACATACCAGCCATGGCACCGAACTGCTGCTTCACTTGACGGACACGATCACCGGAGGGGAAGCTGATATACCGGTCTGCAAGAGCAGAAAGCACCTGTCCAACCTGGCGGCAAACTCTGCTAACTGTGGGCTGGCTCAGGTTGACAGTGTCACCGACAGTCAACTGGAAAGCTCCTGTGGCCAAAAATCGCAGATAGCTTAAAACGCACAACACCAAAGGTATGGCGAAACATCTGCCTGTGTCCCGGGCAGCTGCCTGGCATAAATCAACAATGAAGTAGATCGTATCCGGCCGGAAACGATAACGAGCAAATATCTCCTCTTCCCTTAGGTCCTCCAGAGGGTTACTCCTATCGCGAAAAACACGAGGACGTGGCACTTGCCTCAGAAACATACGATCTCTAACGATAGCTCTATGTCCAGCCGCCATCTTTGAAGGTTGCAAAGCTTCTAAATTATAGACTCAACATTTGAGACTCAGGCTCAGACTTTGAACTCAAACTTTGATCTCAGAAACATTAGTGAATACCGTTTTACAGCCCAAAGTCTGAGTCTTGAGTCCTAAGTCTACATTTGAGGCTAAGACACGTACGTGAATACGGGCCCAGATGTTTCATTTTCCTCTTATTGTCAATTGCGATTCCGGCATTCCCTGACATATTTTGTAGAAAAATACCCagataattatgaaatttacCTACGTGTCTGTAATTTCTATTGTacttttaaaaagcaattttctGACAAATGACAACTTCGACAaagattgtttattttcatgcGGATATATATCGGTTTTCggtaaaatacaatttttctgGTTAAAAAGATCGTTGTAACATGTACAAATGAGACGCGCACATCTCACAACAAAAATAGATTATAATGGATCTGTAATGGTTGTTTTTTCCATAACTCTTGTATGCAGAcgacaatatttaaatacaataaaatatcttGAGACATGAGCAACTCATTCAGATAGCTAGTTAAAGTTATAAATGCATACTTGAATCAGAAAAAACAATGTCAagagcaaaaataaacaatgtttttgtatgttaaatgtcattttcatctgcggattttttgtgttgttttaattggtaggtctataaaaaatattgctggttttttttttttttttttttttttttttttttttttttttttttatggaCACTTTCGTTTATTCAGAACAATAGGTACAATAGGTACAACAGTATATACAATCATGAAAAGTTAAGTTCATACGTGCTCTattgtatcttttttaaaacactgtaCAAATATCCATGATTATAAACTAaggaaaaaaaagataaaaaaaaccaaAACATGCAAGTACATCATATATTCTCATTtgtatgcttaaatatttaacttaaattaaaatataaataatttcaatgaaaatgtagtTTAAAGTAGAAAACGTTCTACAACTGTCCAATTACTTCTTTCCTTAACTGATAAGtttgtgttattataaatatccAAAGCCAGTCTAAGGCTATTATTAAATCCATGTACTgttggaactattttttttcttttacaaaggAATATGAATTTTTTAAATTCTAGGAACAATAaatcaaaactaaaattattttttccagaccctagcaaaacaaacatactatttatgacaatatttggATCAATGGAATTCATTTTTCGTAAAATATGCTGTAGCAAAGGctgtattttattacaatcCCAAAAAAGATGGAGCAGAGTTTCTTCACTGCTTTCACAAAAAGAGCATAGGTTATCGTCaacttgtttcattttatatagcAACGACTTTGTTGGAAGTATTCTGTGAACTATTCTTGTTTGTAACCATTGAATATATGAATCTCTTGTGCAATAAAATACATAGCTATATGCAACTTtccatttaatattgatattttcatataataacaCCCACTTTTGTTGGCTAGTTGgtttttcagtgtttttaaTAAACGTGTTGTAAAGAAATCTATTGAGGTCCTGTTTTACCAATATAggatataaaaaacaatttatacatgGATTTTGGCAAAGAGCAAAGTCAGTGTCtcttaaaataatgttctttttcTTCATATATGAATCTATTGCAGATGTAAGTCCATTATAATgtaaaaagttcaattttttgCCAACAATAAATTCTAAAGCACTTAGATCATACATTCTACCATTTAGATCGAATAAGTCTTTTACGTAGTGTAACcccttaataaataatgcatgcataaatacatagtttccatttttaaagttatggtTATAGAATAAAGGCATAtgcaaaaattgttttacagtgtctatacatattttatctatatataacatatatgcttTTACAACATCTATCCAAAAtacatttgacaatttttggcaaatattttcacaatacattttaccaaatttaaaCATCTTATCAACATCAAATAAACTCTCCatcactttaaaacatttactttcattatgtactatataatttttaaaccattttacttttaaactaTACATATAACTCGCTACATCTATCATTTTAATACCACCTTCTGTAAAATCTTTCACAAATACGGTACTTTTCATCTTAGGTTTTCCACCCCATACAAACTCAGAGAATAAATCATTGAGTTGTTTCATAAAAGCATTTGGTGGATTAGGTAAGCTGATAAATAAGTGTGTAAACAGTGGTAATAAAATTGTCTTTACGACAGTTAGTCTCCCTATAGGTGTTAACTTTCTTCTTTTCCAATATTCAATGCTATTCTTCACTTTCAACAGTTTCTCATCAAAATTAAGGTTACACATTTTGTTAAGATCTACATCAAACTGTACACCCAGTAGTTTAAATCTAGTATCACCCCATGacaacttaaattttgttttaatagatcTGGCAGAATATTTTTGTGTTCCAATCCAAACCAACTTTGTCTTATCAAAATTTACTTTTAGACctgaaaattgtgaaaatctaTACAACTCCTCTATGACAGTTTTCACCGTTTTCTCTGTACCATCTAATAATAAAGTTGTATCGTCCGCAAATAAAGAAATCTTGTATTCGTCTCCATCAATACATATACCTTTTATGTCTTCACAATGTCTTATCTTTATAGAAAGGATTTCtgcacataaaataaataaatatggagATATTGGATCTCCCTGTCGACAGCCTCTAcctatcttaaaaaaaatctgacaagTATCCATTTAACTGAACAGCAACTTCAGTATtatatagaaacattttaaTCCAGCTTTTAAAAGTATCACCAAACTTAAAAAATGCTAAAGTTTTCTCAATAAAATTAAAGGATATAGaatcaaatgccttttcaaaGTCAATCAGCATAATGAGTCCAGGAATGTTCTTATCATCACACAATTTCATTACATCATACAATAACCTAGTGTTTTCACTCATATTACGACCTTTAACAAATCCTGTTTGGTCTTTGGAAACTAAAACATCTAATACAGTTTTCAATCTATTTGCTATGCTACCTGAAGCTATCTTATAAACGACGTTAAGCAAAGTAATAGGTCTCCAATTTTTCAAGAATTGTTTAGGTTTATTTTCCTTTGGAATACACACAATCGTACCTAACtttatatttctagaaaatGAATTACACTTAAAGGCATGGTTTATTGCTCTAACAACAAAATTGCCaatatttttccaaaacattttataaaaatttaCTGTAAATCCATCGCTTCCCggacttttatcatttttcataacttttaaagtatttgataCTTCATCATATGTCAGAAGGCCCTCTAAGGAGTCTCTCTGGTGTttgtttaatacattataaacacatttatctAATTCTTCTTGAAGATCAAGATCAACAGATTCCCTTTCACTGTAaagattttcataaaatttgtaaGACTCTTTCAGAATTTCATCTTGTTCATAAATAAAAGAACCATcatctttttcaataaatggaATATGTTTATCAgcaatagttttcttttctaaattgcaaaaatatgagGTAGCCTTCTCGCCATTGTCTATCCAGTCTGCTCTAGATCTAATAACATAGCCCTTAAGCTTATTGCTTCTTAGTTCATTTAACTCAGACTCTAGAATTAATAACTGTTCTTTATTATCTTCCGTCAAAATACtttgcaattttaaaatatcatttagcAATATTTGTTCttgttgatttctttttttagacTTGAAGCTAGCAAATGATATAGTTTTACCTCTAATTTCCATTAACaaagtttctaaaaatagttcatcGTTAATTACAAACTGTATTTCTGACCTATCCATTTCTATCACAGCAACACTATCATATACAGGAATACagtattgtaaaattacatcatcaatctttttttaatacattctaAATATTCAATCTCTAATAAAAGTGAGTTATTCAATTTCCAAAGGCCTTTACCATGCTTGGCTGCAGAAAAACATAACTCTAAAGTAATAATTGAATGATCAGACTTATAACACATATCTGTTTCACATTTTCTCATattatttgatatcaaaaataaGTCAAGTCTTCCCTGCTGAAAAGGGTTTATTCTTCTCCAAGTGTAAGTTTTATTCTCTCCGTGTAATTCTCTATATGGATCTAGTATGTTTCTttcataaattatgtttaataatcTTTTCCTGGCTTTAACATTATGGTGAATCGTTCTATAGTTTTTATAGTCTAACTCTGGGTTAAGCACTAAGTTATAGTCCCCACAAATAATATACCTATCAATATTACTCAGTTTatctatttcattgaaaatcatattaaaaaaatccgGACAATCTGTATTTGGTGCGTATATATTAGCTAACAAGAAAGAcatatcattaaacaaaatttctATCAACAGAAAATTTCCATTATTGTCTTTAACTACACTGTTAATTTTAATGTCtaaattatttcgaaataataTAGCAACTCCCCTTGCATTTGTTTTCCCATGGCTGTAAAAACATTCACCATTCCATTCTGAATATAT
The Mya arenaria isolate MELC-2E11 chromosome 12, ASM2691426v1 DNA segment above includes these coding regions:
- the LOC128211076 gene encoding uncharacterized protein LOC128211076 isoform X1; this translates as MRGCGVEKISTKRRAKWQEIATVVSHEFTAPRSSEQCRKKFQNVKGRSINKVSGLRHPPTGGGPSAVLSVAESCVADHLATHEVVTGIGGGFDSDDLEQIFRASKPASMILADEPTSEATIPETSGGPLKSCRQKTGKAKRKIVTTEQSTINELTAENLSLDNVRIREETKKIKLQMDLLLEQKNALISLKEMADASKSYYLQRSSIEFHSGNPFVDSFTFNK
- the LOC128211076 gene encoding uncharacterized protein LOC128211076 isoform X2 — protein: MREFTAPRSSEQCRKKFQNVKGRSINKVSGLRHPPTGGGPSAVLSVAESCVADHLATHEVVTGIGGGFDSDDLEQIFRASKPASMILADEPTSEATIPETSGGPLKSCRQKTGKAKRKIVTTEQSTINELTAENLSLDNVRIREETKKIKLQMDLLLEQKNALISLKEMADASKSYYLQRSSIEFHSGNPFVDSFTFNK
- the LOC128210670 gene encoding putative nuclease HARBI1 codes for the protein MAAGHRAIVRDRMFLRQVPRPRVFRDRSNPLEDLREEEIFARYRFRPDTIYFIVDLCQAAARDTGRCFAIPLVLCVLSYLRFLATGAFQLTVGDTVNLSQPTVSRVCRQVGQVLSALADRYISFPSGDRVRQVKQQFGAMAGFPNVVGVIDCTHVSIKKPSANPEDYIGRKGIPTINVQAVCDASYRITSAVVMWPGRTHDARIWRQCALRRRFEDGAEILTSMYPLAFNHPLMHANLLVT